The Tenebrio molitor chromosome 2, icTenMoli1.1, whole genome shotgun sequence DNA segment ACTTATGGACATTTTCACGCGATTTCCTTTTGTTTGAGAGAGCAAGTACCTGAAGAATTTGACAGGTTGGCGAAACCTCTCTACcatatttggaaaaattttgctAACAACGATGGATTCATCAACCTTCTTACAAAGCTTGCAGAAAATGCATATGAAGGATTAGATTCTGCGAGAGATGCAGTCGTTTTggaaaaactcaaaaaatatttagaaaacaCCAAGGAAATATTTCAAGACGCGTTAGCATATGACggaaaatatttagcaattCTTCACGGAGATTGTTGGTCCAACAATATGATGTTTAAATATCAggtacattttttcattttcgttcatatttggttaatttttgatttctaGGAGCAAAAGAGTCATTCTCCTGCTCTGGTAGGCATGAACTTATTAGACTTTCAACTTGTTGCAACTGGTACTCCTGTTTACGATCTGTCTTACTTTTTTTATACTGGAGGTTCGAAAGAACTGTTCGACAAATTGAACGATTATCTGAACATTTATTACGACAGCTTTTCCAATTCTGTCAGAAGTTTAGGTAATGATCCAAATGAAGTATTTCCTAGGGAAATTTTGAATCAAGAATGGAAGAGATTTTCAAGATTTGGAATGATGTTGTCTAtgcttttaacaaaaaccaaaTTAATAAGCACTGTCGCTACAAATACACAAAGTACTAAATCTATACTTCAGAAACGACTGTGCGATATTGTAATACACATGCACGAAATAGATGCTTTATAAACAGTTTTAACATTCTTATTTTTAATCTAGTAAGTGTGCAATGTCAGTGAAACGTGAGAAGAATAGTGGGAAAGCGCATAAAATTCGAATCCGCTCCTGTGTCGCGAACGGAAGTGAACGGAAGGAAGGATCTCGACGAATGACTCTGGAGCTGTTTTATCAACAAGATGTGATAAATTAGTTAGTGAAAGAGTTATCGGTGAGCGAATACATTACAACACAATACAATAGTGCAAATTTAAGTTAATATTAATTTGGTGTaaattacaacaataaaattagttattattattttattcaagcTTCTTTAAATCATCGATCCCACGTTGCAATATGAACGTATTTATGTTTGCAAAAGTTGAGTGGAATTGTAGAGAAAAGTGTTGTTTCCCCATATTTTTTTAGTGTTTACCAGTTTAATCGGCACATGAAGAGAAGCAGAAAATTCTGTATAAGAATCTAAATGACTGTGAAAAATACTCAATTTTCAGCtttattatgtaaataattatttactttaGACTGAATAAAAATCAAGTAAGTGGAGCGTGGTTggagtttattttgctttaattattttataagcaAAATAAATACTTTTCTGCTGCTAAAATTTGTAGGAATGTGCgagataaatatttattcaacaCACTCATATTTCAATATACACATTTTTGTTACACTTTGCTTTTTCAGTAAACGGTCGGCGTCTAAACAAGAAACAAAGTTGCTGGTTTTTACATTtcttcaataaatattttggctTCAATTATGACAGTAACACAGGATTATTCACATACGAATACGAGCCTAATATGCATGCAATCCACATTACACTACTGGCACCATCGTTTTTGTAATGCCATGCAAAacgtttccaaacgtttgCTAACAAAATTCGTGTATGTTTGAAGAATTGTCCAGACTGACCAAATGCGCGGATGTTTGGCTGTGTTCGGAGAGGTTCCGAGTTTCGTACGTTTGTTTCTTTCGAAAATACCGTCTTCCATTAACTAAATTGGAGATATCTAGACAGCTGTTTGCGTTCGCTCATGACGAATTCACCGACACATAAAAAATCCGTCCAAATCGAGCGCGCACGAACAAGCAGATTTCTTTGATGTACCGACATCAGGCGGGTAATGTTTGCGAATGCTTGTTCGTGCGCGTTTGTGCAAACTGACCGCGCCTGCAACGTTCGCGAACGTTTTGCACGGCACGGCGCGCTTGATCTCTACCCGCCTTTAGGCTAATACAGCTCTTACTTTTATGTGAATGGCCCTGTACAgttcaaaaaaacatttttatatacaACGTGTTTCACGTAAGAATACGAACCTGACGAAGTCTAaacgcaac contains these protein-coding regions:
- the LOC138123234 gene encoding uncharacterized protein; this encodes MTSRSDLERQLTNVSNDSARALNLRTFSTNMNLNATKSDGFLGEFYKVSITDSETHTTHDLVVKRAPTENTRRQLNNAEWAYKNEIHFYTEIYPAFKKLEEEHCVQERFNSLPEFITCDKEVGREMIVLRDVTKMGFEMRRSDLLLDDEHARLIFKTYGHFHAISFCLREQVPEEFDRLAKPLYHIWKNFANNDGFINLLTKLAENAYEGLDSARDAVVLEKLKKYLENTKEIFQDALAYDGKYLAILHGDCWSNNMMFKYQEQKSHSPALVGMNLLDFQLVATGTPVYDLSYFFYTGGSKELFDKLNDYLNIYYDSFSNSVRSLGNDPNEVFPREILNQEWKRFSRFGMMLSMLLTKTKLISTVATNTQSTKSILQKRLCDIVIHMHEIDAL